One Fusarium falciforme chromosome 1, complete sequence genomic window carries:
- a CDS encoding Nucleolar GTP-binding protein 2, protein MGTGKKEATRRERQGKTGDGLGNVRVKGENFYRDAKKVKHLNMYKEGKAQRNAEGKIVKAASFQSRDIPNARIEPNRKWFTNTRVVSQDTLKAFREAMEEKANDPYQVLLKSNKLPMSLIRDGKDTTNGIKQHKAKMTVETSPFAEVFGPKAQRKRVKLSVSNLDDLADDTEKSMDTYQERLEQQRLLSGASGDAENVGLDDKPLTMAIEPVFDKGQSKRIWNELYKVIDSSDVVIHVLDARDPVGTRCRSIEKYLKEEAPHKHLIFVLNKCDLVPTSVAAGWVRSLSKEYPTLAFHASITNSFGKGSLIQLLRQFSSLHSDRKQISVGLIGGPNTGKSSIINTLLKKKVCNVAPIPGETKVWQYVSLMKRIYLIDCPGIVPPSSTDSPTDLVLRGVVRVEKVEHPEQYIQPLLNRVKQRHMEKTYELKGWTNSTEFLELLARKAGRLLRGGEPDLDGVAKMVLNDFMRGKIPWFTPAPKAEGETEDKVGGREGRLGEMPRKRKQEDSAEDEDASAEAQLQQELDAALEKAEEQGSDDSDSEFEGFGSDTEDARSRKPSSGATLDEESEGESASDDVISVGGSEEEEEVEEEEEEEKASAPTVKNEPQLQDDGATLTQPSREPAITRSEATLDEMPIEILRDIVDYLFLPFVQDCRPWDSEYEDEYRTRPWTITPHVSDVWGDMSRLARTSRQLHDTITPYLFGLDARYNGASALLISAKRNILSAVAKSLDAGADVNVIDTTEPICEKAQPRPRRYQPPDPEEQRWEHEPITLTALHWAALLGHEQVVDLLLDWGADVGHSGQTCVGINASSPIDFTCKSFIRAMIQIKCRSTGKAYASCSLYLEYNTNALYFALLESRSESQQAKTAARATTAKRLIQAGSSLITHTGVGLHALHQACADWNTEVVEWLLEEVGVDPNVPDAMDNTPLHHVAMWREYPANLDPGPVIRLLVERGADINARNADDETPLQACFRRKSRYSQAAYWVTIELIKGGASLPDAISRDKKRPYLERDEMDRVLQEARAGGLAKRLDEPEDLEERKERAFKMATHWVYSRANFGKSVPEEVAAWSQAQWRRYWIDTTMGWHCHNANCRDYGEEPPDLEVL, encoded by the exons ATGGGTACTGGAAAGAAGGAGGCCACTCGGCGCGAGCGCCAGGGAAAGACtggcgatggcctcggaAATGTCAGGGTCAAGGGCGAGAACTTCTATCG CGATGCGAAGAAGGTCAAGCACCTGAACATGTACAAGGAGGGAAAGGCGCAGAGGAATGCCGAGGGAAAGATTGTCAAGGCTGCGTCGTTCCAGTCGCGCGACATCCCCAACGCCCGAATCGAGCCGAACCGCAAGTGGTTTACCAACACCCGAGTCGTCTCCCAGGATACCCTCAAGGCGTTCCGAGAGgccatggaggagaaggccaacGACCCGTACCAGGTCCTGCTCAAGTCCAATAAGCTGCCCATGAGCCTGATCCGCGATGGCAAGGACACCACCAACGGCATCAAGCagcacaaggccaagatgactGTCGAGACATCACCGTTCGCAGAAGTCTTTGGACCTAAGGCGCAGAGGAAGCGAGTCAAGCTTAGTGTCAGCAACTTGGATGACCTGGCGGACGACACTGAGAAGAGTATGGACACCTACCAGGAGCGACTCGAACAGCAGAGGCTACTTAGCGGTGCCTCTGGAGACGCGGAGAACGTTGGCCTCGATGACAAGCCACTCACGATGGCGATCGAGCCTGTGTTTGACAAGGGTCAGAGCAAGCGAATCTGGAACGAACTGTACAAGGTCATCGACTCTTCCGATGTGGTCATCCATGTTCTCGACGCTCGAGATCCTGTGGGAACACGGTGTCGCAGCATTGAGAAGTATCTCAAGGAAGAGGCTCCTCACAAGCACTTGATCTTCGTCCTGAACAAGTGCGACCTGGTTCCTACCAGCGTTGCG GCCGGCTGGGTTCGCAGTCTATCCAAGGAGTACCCTACCTTGGCTTTCCACGCGAGCATCACCAACTCGTTTGGTAAGGGCTCGCTCATCCAACTCCTCCGACAATTCTCCTCCCTGCACTCGGACCGAAAACAGATTTCTGTTGGTTTGATTGGTGGCCCCAACACTGGAAAgtcctccatcatcaacactctcctcaagaagaaggtttGCAACGTTGCACCTATTCCCGGAGAGACCAAGGTCTGGCAATATGTCAGCTTGATGAAGCGCATCTACCTGATCGACTGTCCCGGTATTGTTCCTCCTTCCAGCACCGACTCTCCTACCGACCTGGTACTTCGAGGTGTGGTGCGTGTCGAGAAGGTGGAACATCCTGAGCAGTACATCCAGCCTCTCTTGAACAGAGTCAAGCAGCGCCATATGGAGAAGACATATGAGCTGAAGGGCTGGACAAACTCGACCGAGTTCCTGGAGCTTCTGGCCCGCAAGGCAGGTCGACTCCTCCGTGGAGGCGAACCTGATCTGGATGGAGTTGCCAAGATGGTTCTGAACGACTTCATGCGAGGCAAGATTCCCTGGTTTACTCCTGCGCCAAAGGCCGAAGGTGAAACCGAGGACAAGGTTGGAGGCCGAGAGGGCAGACTGGGCGAGATGCCTCGGAAGCGAAAGCAGGAAGACTCggctgaggatgaggatgcctCTGCTGAGGCACAGCTGCAACAGGAGCTTGATGCTGCCCTCgagaaggctgaggagcAAGGATCAGATGATTCTGATTCGGAGTTTGAAGGATTTGGAAGTGACACCGAAGACGCGCGGTCAAGGAAGCCGTCTTCCGGAGCCACTTTGGACGAGGAGAGCGAAGGAGAGAGCGCCTCAGACGATGTGATATCGGTGGGCGGctcggaagaagaagaggaggtggaggaagaagaggaagaggaaaaggccTCTGCGCCAACAGTGAAAA ACGAACCCCAATTGCAGGACGACGGGGCGACACTTACACAGCCGAGCAGGGAGCCTGCGATCACGAGATCGGAGGCCACTCTAGACGAGATGCCCATAGAGATTCTCCGTGACATTGTCGACTACCTCTTTTTGCCTTTCGTACAGGACTGTCGTCCTTGGGATAGCGAGTACGAAGACGAGTATCGCACCAGGCCATGGACCATCACGCCGCATGTCTCTGATGTTTGGGGAGACATGTCACGCTTGGCACGGACTTCCCGTCAACTGCACGATACCATCACGCCCTATCTTTTCGGGCTGGATGCCAGGTACAACGGAGCCTCTGCTCTTCTCATCTCTGCAAAGAGAAACATCCTGTCTGCCGTCGCCAAGTCTTTAGACGCCGGAGCTGATGTGAACGTCATTGATACGACGGAACCTATCTGTGAAAAGGCACAACCACGACCAAGACGATACCAGCCACCAGACCCGGAAGAGCAGAGATGGGAACACGAACCTATCACGCTGACAGCGCTTCACTGGGCAGCCCTTCTAGGACATGAACAGGTTGTCGATCTGCTTCTTGACTGGGGCGCTGATGTTGGGCACTCTGGGCAGACTTGTGTCGGGATCAACGCTTCATCGCCAATTGACTTTACCTGCAAGTCATTCATTCGCGCTATGATTCAGATTAAATGTCGATCTACCGGGAAAGCATACGCCAGCTGTAGTCTTTATCTCGAATACAACACAAATGCCTTGTACTTTGCGCTTCTGGAGTCTCGCAGCGAGTCGCAACAAGCCAAGACAGCGGCCCGGGCTACAACTGCAAAACGCCTTATTCAGGCTGGCTCATCTCTTATCACGCATACCGGGGTTGGGCTTCACGCATTGCATCAAGCGTGTGCGGACTGGAACACTGAGGTTGTTGAGTGGCTCCTGGAGGAGGTTGGTGTCGATCCGAATGTCCCTGATGCGATGGACAACACACCGCTTCACCATGTTGCTATGTGGCGAGAATACCCTGCAAACCTTGACCCGGGACCGGTAATTCGACTACTCGTAGAGCGAGGAGCCGATATCAACGCAAGGAATGCCGATGACGAGACACCACTTCAAGCTTGTTTCCGAAGGAAGAGCCGTTACAGTCAGGCTGCATACTGGGTCACCATTGAGCTTATCAAAGGGGGAGCGTCCTTACCTGATGCCATCTCTAGGGATAAGAAGAGGCCCTACCTTGAACGGGACGAGATGGATCGGGTGCTGCAAGAAGCTAGAGCTGGGGGCTTGGCAAAGAGGTTGGATGAGCCCGAGGACCTAGAGGAGAGGAAAGAAAGGGCCTTCAAGATGGCTACCCACTGGGTCTACAGCCGGGCGAATTTTGGCAAGTCGGTTCCTGAAGAGGTGGCTGCTTGGAGTCAAGCACAGTGGCGGCGGTATTGGATAGATACGACGATGGGGTGGCATTGTCACAATGCGAATTGTAGGGACTATGGCGAAGAGCCACCTGATCTGGAAGTTTTGTAA
- a CDS encoding Deoxyribose-phosphate aldolase: MAATNEITVTLRQLAKMIDHSLLHPTMTDADILSGLVIAKKYNVATACVKPYLIPLAKKELEGSEVLVCPVIGFPHGNSTTEVKVFEADVAAAAGGKEIDMVINIGKALGGDWGYVADEIRQINDAVVKHGAILKVIFENDYLEEKHIIRLCEICSDIGVGFVKTSTGYGFVKQPNGLYSYKGATVPHLKLMREKSKPEVQVKAAGGVRTLDDLLHVMSLGVTRIGATATVAIMDEAVKRGITDEPTTVKFKPIESGSAGGY; the protein is encoded by the coding sequence ATGGCCGCCACAAACGAGATCACAGTCACCTTGCGCCAGCTGGCCAAGATGATTGACCACTCTCTCCTGCACCCCACCATGACCGACGCCGACATCCTCAGCGGTCTTGTCATCGCCAAGAAGTACAACGTGGCCACCGCTTGCGTGAAGCCATACCTCATTCCTCTTGCAAAGAAGGAGCTCGAAGGCTCTGAAGTCCTCGTCTGCCCTGTCATCGGCTTTCCACACGGAAACAGCACCACCGAGGTCAAAGTCTTTGAGGCTGATGTTGCCGCGGCTGCTGGCGGGAAGGAGATTGACATGGTCATCAATATTGGCAAGGCTCTTGGAGGTGACTGGGGATATGTGGCCGACGAGATTCGGCAGATCAATGACGCCGTCGTCAAGCACGGCGCCATCCTCAAGGTCATTTTCGAAAACGACTACCTCGAAGAGAAGCACATCATCCGACTTTGCGAAATCTGCTCTGACATTGGTGTTGGATTCGTCAAGACCTCGACGGGCTACGGCTTTGTGAAGCAGCCAAACGGCCTGTATTCGTACAAGGGCGCCACGGTGCCTCACCTGAAGCTTATGCGAGAAAAGTCGAAGCCTGAAGTTCAGGTTAAGGCTGCTGGAGGAGTGAGAACGTTGGATGATTTGCTGCACGTCATGTCGCTTGGTGTGACACGGATTGGCGCCACGGCTACCGTTGCCATTATGGATGAGGCTGTGAAGAGAGGAATTACGGATGAGCCTACGACTGTCAAGTTCAAGCCGATTGAAAGTGGCTCTGCTGGTGGATATTAG